The window TTTTTCAATGGAAGTCAGGTTCTGAACCGTCGGCGTGATAATATTGACGAAAATTATTTTCCCTTTGTCGTCTAAATGAATTTCGTGATACAAGCCGCCCCGCGGCGCCTCTACCGCGCCGATGCCTTTAAGAAGCGGATGGTCGCCCGGAGAAATAATTCTTGGGTCAAATTTTTCCTGAAGCAAAACTTTAATAATTTCCCTGGCCTTTTGGTAAAAATGCAAAATCTCTACGGCTTGGGCGAAATTATTATAAAAAGGATTTTTAAAATCAATTTCTTTAAGATATTTTTGGCACTCCGGAGCTAAATAGTTATGGTGAGTAGCCAGCCGGGCCAGAGCTCCGACCAT of the bacterium genome contains:
- a CDS encoding nickel-dependent hydrogenase large subunit — protein: NYPGYDSVEIISNKNDYSSIENYKDDIREEIRKNSTAKFSKYKKREVMVGALARLATHHNYLAPECQKYLKEIDFKNPFYNNFAQAVEILHFYQKAREIIKVLLQEKFDPRIISPGDHPLLKGIGAVEAPRGGLYHEIHLDDKGKIIFVNIITPTVQNLTSIEKSVQAILDQSPKISQDEAQKLIEMLIRAYDPCITCAVH